The genomic window AGCTCTTAAATTTTTATCCTCATAGTTTTCAATTACATAATTTGTTATTTCATAAACAGTCCTAAAATTCTCCTTTAACTCTTCTAAATAAACTTTTCCATTATCTAAAACTAATAAAGATGGTTTTTCAGCTTTACCAATTATTGCTATATTATTAAAACCTGAACCTTTAAACTGATATCCTGCACCTCCCATGGAAGAAAAGTAAAATCCATCCCATAATGGAGATCTAAAAGAAAAAATTAACCTATGCCCTCCAGGTAATGGAATTATTCCGGAACCACAACAAAAGATATTTTTATCACTATAGACATCATACTTCCAAGTTTCATATTTTTTATGCCAATACAATCCCCATCTTACTGGAGTGATGTTCTTTTCTATAATTTCAACTTTCCCACTTTTAGCATTTATTAAGGCATTTTTCATTAACTATCCCCTTAAAAAGTATATTTATTCAATTCCAAGAGCTTTATTAGTTTTATCAATAGATTTAAACTTATCACTTTCTAATTCTAACATTGCTCTAATACAATCTATATTTTCTGGAATAACAATACTCTCTTGATGAACAGCCTGCATTAGGAATATTTCATTTTCTAAGACATTAACACTCTCTTCCCAAACAGCCAATTCTGGAAGGTCATATCTTAACCTTCCTATATCTCTTGCATATTCTATTATTTTAGCTGTTGATTCAAATCCTTCCTCTGCTTTAAATAGTTTTATCCTTGGAGTTTCTTTTATAGCTTCTAAAAGTTTTTCTCTACTAATGTTATTATTAACTTCCACCATCAATGTATGCATATGCATTAAAGTTGTTGGTACTATTACTGCTGAGGTTATTATCTTGCCTTCAAATTCAGGAATTACTGAAACTACATCAGGACCATGATGTGATGGAACTACAACTGGGTTTGGTTTTATAGCATTTACTGGACCATTTTTATCATCATTAGGGTCAACTGCTCTTCTAACTAAAACAATTCTTGCCTTATTTATTTCTACAACTGAGTTTATAGCATACAATATCCTACATAAACCTGTAGTGTTACATGAAACAACTCTAACATAATCTTTTCCAAAACATCTCTCATAACTCCATAAGGCATTAAAATTATCCTCAACATCATTAGCTTTCTCCCCACCTTGTAAAATAGCTTTTACCTTATGTGGTTTATAAATACTTTCCAGGTTTTGCTTTCCAATCTTTTTAGGGGCAGCATCAACAACAATATCAGCCTCTTCTATGACATCTAAAATTGTCCCTTCAACATCTATTCCTGCATCTTCAAAAGCTTTTAATCTCTCTTTATCAGGTATTGCACAGTATAACTTATAACCTTTCTCTACAGCTAATCTTGCTTCAAAATCAGGTTTTGTTTTAGTAACTCCTAAAACTTCCATGTCTTTTTGCTTAGAGACCGCATCTGCTACTCTTTTACCTATAGAACCATAACCATTTATTAAAACCTTTACCATATTTTTACCCCCAATTAATATTATATAATAATTATTTATTCTTTGTAATTTATACCTTTTTTGCTACAAAGCCAATATACTTTGCAAACACTTTTATTGGTGTTTTGTAAAAAATTACATCAAATGGTAAATCATAAATTCCAAAACTATACTTTATTTCAAAATTATTTTCTTTTAAGATTTTTTCTAACTCATTTAATGTGTAAAATCTTGTTTTAACCTTAATTTTTTTACCATTTATTATTTTAACAATCTCTCCCCTCCTTTTCTTCATAGCTTTTTTAATTTTTCTAATGTTACATATATTTTTAAAAATCCATTGAATATCATATAGATTAGCTACTGTAAAGATAAAAAGCCCTCCTTTTTTTAGAACTCTTCTAACTTCTTTAACAGTTCTATAAATATTACTATGATTTAAAGCTCCAAAAAAAGATATAACAGCATCAAATGTATTATTTTTAAATGGTAGAAATTCAGCATTAGCTACAACAATAAATTTTTTTGTTTTAT from Methanocaldococcus villosus KIN24-T80 includes these protein-coding regions:
- a CDS encoding class I SAM-dependent methyltransferase codes for the protein MAIEDYYNILAKHYDSIYKNKYMRVVEKKIIESEIDKEDFVLDIGCGTGEQLKIISNAVGLDISIEMAKIAYNKTKKFIVVANAEFLPFKNNTFDAVISFFGALNHSNIYRTVKEVRRVLKKGGLFIFTVANLYDIQWIFKNICNIRKIKKAMKKRRGEIVKIINGKKIKVKTRFYTLNELEKILKENNFEIKYSFGIYDLPFDVIFYKTPIKVFAKYIGFVAKKV
- a CDS encoding type II glyceraldehyde-3-phosphate dehydrogenase, with the translated sequence MVKVLINGYGSIGKRVADAVSKQKDMEVLGVTKTKPDFEARLAVEKGYKLYCAIPDKERLKAFEDAGIDVEGTILDVIEEADIVVDAAPKKIGKQNLESIYKPHKVKAILQGGEKANDVEDNFNALWSYERCFGKDYVRVVSCNTTGLCRILYAINSVVEINKARIVLVRRAVDPNDDKNGPVNAIKPNPVVVPSHHGPDVVSVIPEFEGKIITSAVIVPTTLMHMHTLMVEVNNNISREKLLEAIKETPRIKLFKAEEGFESTAKIIEYARDIGRLRYDLPELAVWEESVNVLENEIFLMQAVHQESIVIPENIDCIRAMLELESDKFKSIDKTNKALGIE